A genomic window from Helicobacter pylori includes:
- the der gene encoding ribosome biogenesis GTPase Der, with product MNASTLKTIAILGQPNVGKSSLFNRLAKERIAITSDFAGTTRDINKRKIALNGHEVELLDTGGMAKDAFLSKEIKAFNLKAAQMSDLILYVVDGKSIPSDEDIKLFREVFKINPNCFLVINKIDNDKEKERAYAFSSFGMPKSFNISVSHNRGISVLIDAILNALGLTKVIEQDLDTDILESLETPNNAEEENNGEEIIQVGIIGRVNVGKSSLLNALTKKERSIVSSVAGTTIDPIDETILVKNQKICFVDTAGIRHRGKILGIEKYALERTQKALEKSHIALLVLDVSAPFVELDEKISSLADKHSLGIILILNKWDIRYAPYEEIMAVLKRKFRFLEYAPVITTSCLKTRHIEEIKHKIIEVYECFSKRIPTSLLNSVISQATQKHPLPSDGGKLVKVYYATQFATKPPQISLVMNRPKALHFSYKRYLINTLRKEFNFLGTPLILNAKDKKSAQTN from the coding sequence ATGAATGCAAGCACCTTAAAAACCATTGCGATCTTAGGCCAGCCTAATGTGGGGAAAAGTTCACTATTTAACCGCTTGGCTAAAGAAAGGATCGCTATCACTTCAGACTTTGCAGGCACAACACGAGACATTAACAAACGAAAAATCGCGCTAAATGGTCATGAAGTGGAGCTTTTAGATACAGGGGGCATGGCTAAAGACGCTTTTTTATCTAAAGAAATCAAAGCGTTTAATTTAAAAGCCGCTCAAATGAGCGATTTGATTTTGTATGTTGTAGATGGCAAGTCTATCCCTAGCGATGAAGACATCAAGCTTTTTAGAGAGGTTTTTAAGATCAATCCTAATTGCTTTTTAGTGATTAATAAAATTGATAACGACAAAGAAAAAGAGCGAGCTTATGCGTTTTCTTCTTTTGGCATGCCAAAGAGTTTTAATATTTCCGTTTCGCACAACAGGGGCATTAGCGTTTTAATTGATGCAATATTGAATGCGTTAGGTTTAACCAAAGTCATAGAGCAAGATTTGGATACAGATATTTTAGAAAGCTTAGAAACCCCTAATAACGCAGAAGAAGAAAATAATGGAGAAGAAATCATTCAAGTGGGTATTATCGGTAGGGTGAATGTGGGCAAAAGCTCGCTTTTAAACGCGCTCACAAAAAAAGAAAGAAGCATCGTCTCTAGCGTGGCTGGCACGACTATTGACCCCATAGATGAAACCATTTTAGTGAAAAATCAAAAAATTTGCTTTGTGGATACCGCTGGCATCAGGCATAGGGGCAAAATTTTAGGCATTGAAAAATACGCGCTAGAACGCACTCAAAAAGCCTTAGAAAAATCCCACATTGCACTTTTAGTTTTAGACGTGAGCGCTCCTTTTGTGGAATTGGACGAAAAGATCAGCTCTTTAGCAGATAAACACTCTTTAGGGATCATTCTTATTTTAAACAAATGGGACATCCGCTACGCCCCTTATGAAGAGATCATGGCGGTCTTAAAAAGGAAATTCCGCTTTTTAGAATACGCCCCTGTGATCACAACCAGCTGCTTAAAAACGCGCCATATTGAAGAGATCAAACATAAAATTATAGAAGTCTATGAGTGTTTTTCTAAACGCATTCCTACAAGCTTGCTCAATAGCGTGATTTCTCAAGCCACCCAAAAACACCCTTTACCAAGCGATGGAGGGAAATTAGTGAAAGTGTATTACGCCACGCAATTTGCCACCAAGCCCCCTCAAATCTCGCTGGTAATGAATCGCCCTAAAGCCTTGCATTTCAGCTACAAACGCTATTTGATCAACACCTTAAGGAAAGAATTTAATTTTTTAGGCACGCCTTTAATCCTTAACGCTAAAGATAAAAAGAGCGCTCAAACCAATTAA
- the gatA gene encoding Asp-tRNA(Asn)/Glu-tRNA(Gln) amidotransferase subunit GatA, translating to MITLKQALSLSQDELETLKNEIDAKVRASDLNAYIKAPSLNGASAKGVPILIKDNISVKGWEITCSSKILEGYVAPYHASAIENLHQNSMAGFGLSNMDEFAMGSTTESSCYGITKNPRDKNRVPGGSSGGSAAAVAGGLAVAALGSDTGGSIRQPASYCGCVGLKPTYGRVSRYGLIAYCSSFDQIGPITQNVEDASILFDAISGYDSKDSTSINLKPTQTFKNLNRDKRFKIAILRDHIKDASHEVQLAYENTLKALKEMGHEIVEKKMLDSHYQISIYYIISMAEASSNLARFDGVRYGRRAQNIKDLKELYLKSRSEGFGDEVKRRIMLGNFVLSSGYYDAYYLKAQQMRLMIKEQYNKIFEEVDLIFTPVAPTSAHLFNYHATPLEMYLSDIYTIGANLSGLPALSLPVAKDPLGLPIGMQFIAKAFDEQSLLDVSYALEQELDLKLD from the coding sequence ATGATCACTTTAAAACAAGCCCTTTCTTTATCCCAAGATGAATTAGAAACCCTTAAAAACGAAATTGACGCTAAGGTTAGAGCTTCAGATTTGAACGCTTATATTAAAGCCCCTAGCCTTAATGGCGCTAGTGCTAAGGGTGTGCCGATCCTCATTAAAGACAATATCAGCGTTAAGGGGTGGGAAATCACTTGCTCCAGTAAGATTTTAGAAGGCTATGTCGCCCCTTATCATGCGAGCGCGATTGAAAACTTGCACCAAAACAGCATGGCAGGGTTTGGGCTTTCTAACATGGACGAGTTTGCGATGGGGAGTACCACGGAGTCTAGTTGCTATGGGATCACTAAAAACCCACGAGACAAAAACAGAGTGCCTGGGGGGAGCAGTGGGGGGAGCGCAGCAGCGGTAGCTGGTGGCTTAGCGGTGGCGGCTTTAGGGAGCGATACGGGCGGGTCTATCAGACAGCCGGCGAGTTATTGCGGGTGCGTGGGGTTAAAACCCACTTATGGGAGGGTGAGCCGTTATGGTTTGATTGCGTATTGCTCTAGTTTTGATCAAATCGGGCCTATCACGCAAAATGTAGAAGACGCTTCTATTTTGTTTGACGCCATTAGCGGGTATGACAGCAAGGACTCTACGAGCATAAATCTCAAACCCACGCAAACCTTTAAAAACCTTAACAGAGACAAACGCTTTAAAATCGCTATCTTAAGGGATCACATTAAAGATGCGAGCCATGAAGTGCAACTCGCTTATGAAAACACCCTTAAAGCCTTGAAAGAAATGGGGCATGAAATTGTAGAAAAAAAGATGCTAGATTCGCATTATCAAATCTCTATCTATTATATTATTAGCATGGCTGAAGCGAGTTCCAATCTGGCTAGATTTGATGGGGTGCGTTATGGGAGAAGGGCTCAAAATATTAAAGATTTAAAAGAATTGTATCTTAAAAGCCGCAGTGAAGGTTTTGGCGATGAGGTGAAGCGCCGTATCATGTTAGGGAATTTTGTCTTAAGCAGCGGGTATTATGACGCTTATTATTTGAAAGCCCAACAAATGCGTTTGATGATCAAAGAGCAATACAACAAGATTTTTGAAGAAGTGGATTTGATTTTCACTCCTGTAGCTCCTACGAGCGCCCACTTATTCAACTACCATGCAACCCCTTTAGAAATGTATTTGAGCGATATTTACACGATTGGGGCGAATTTGAGCGGTTTGCCAGCCCTTTCTTTGCCGGTCGCTAAAGATCCTTTAGGCTTGCCCATAGGGATGCAATTCATTGCTAAGGCTTTTGATGAGCAAAGCCTTTTAGATGTTTCCTACGCTTTAGAGCAGGAATTGGATTTAAAATTAGATTAA
- the coaE gene encoding dephospho-CoA kinase (Dephospho-CoA kinase (CoaE) performs the final step in coenzyme A biosynthesis.), whose translation MVLKNAIALTGGIGTGKSTTIKLLQSQGYQILDADKIAHQLLQEHRLEIAQHFGSSILEKDVLDRKKLGAIVFQNANKLKWLEDFLHPLIRECMLKKACELEKNHQVYFLDIPLFFEVGGKKRYPVSKVVLIYAPRALQIERLLERDKLKESEILQRLACQMDIEQKRAMSDYIIDNSSSLKDLNKQVERFLKTLL comes from the coding sequence ATGGTTTTAAAAAACGCTATCGCTCTCACAGGGGGGATAGGCACCGGTAAAAGCACCACCATTAAATTATTGCAATCGCAAGGCTATCAAATCTTAGATGCGGATAAAATCGCCCATCAATTGTTGCAAGAGCATCGGCTAGAGATCGCCCAACATTTTGGATCAAGTATTTTAGAAAAGGATGTTCTTGACAGAAAAAAACTTGGCGCGATCGTGTTTCAAAATGCTAATAAATTAAAGTGGCTAGAGGATTTTTTGCACCCCTTAATCCGTGAGTGCATGCTTAAAAAAGCCTGTGAATTAGAGAAAAATCATCAAGTGTATTTTTTAGACATCCCTTTGTTTTTTGAAGTGGGGGGTAAAAAACGCTATCCTGTGAGTAAAGTGGTCTTAATCTATGCGCCAAGAGCTTTACAAATTGAGCGCCTTTTAGAGCGAGACAAACTCAAAGAATCTGAGATTTTGCAGCGCTTAGCTTGTCAAATGGATATAGAGCAAAAACGCGCCATGAGCGATTACATTATAGACAACAGCTCCAGTTTGAAAGATTTAAATAAGCAGGTTGAACGCTTTTTAAAAACGCTCTTATAA
- a CDS encoding spermidine synthase has translation MWITQEITPYLRKEYTIEAKLLDVRSDHNILEIFKSKDFGEIAMLNRQLLFKNFLHIESELLAHMGGCTKKELKEVLIVDGFDLELAHQLFKYDAHVDFVQADEKILDSFISFFPHFHEVKNNKNFTHAKQLLDLDIKKYDLVLCLQEPDKHKIDGLKRMLKEDGVLISVAKHPLLEHVSMQNALKNMGEFFSVVMPFVAPLRILSNKGYIYASLKTHPLKDLITPKIEALKSVRYYNEDIHRAAFALPKNLQEILKDNIKS, from the coding sequence ATGTGGATCACCCAAGAAATCACGCCGTATTTGCGTAAAGAATACACCATAGAAGCGAAATTATTAGATGTTAGAAGTGATCATAATATCTTAGAGATTTTTAAATCTAAGGATTTTGGCGAGATTGCGATGCTTAACCGCCAGTTGTTGTTCAAGAATTTTTTGCATATTGAAAGCGAATTGCTCGCTCACATGGGGGGTTGCACTAAAAAAGAGCTTAAAGAAGTTTTGATTGTAGATGGGTTTGATTTGGAATTAGCCCACCAGCTTTTTAAATACGATGCGCATGTGGATTTTGTGCAAGCAGATGAAAAAATCTTGGATAGTTTTATTAGTTTTTTCCCCCATTTCCATGAAGTGAAAAACAATAAGAATTTCACGCATGCCAAACAACTCTTAGATTTAGACATTAAAAAATACGATTTAGTTCTTTGCTTGCAAGAGCCGGACAAGCATAAAATTGATGGTTTAAAAAGAATGCTTAAAGAAGATGGCGTGTTGATTTCGGTAGCCAAACATCCGCTATTAGAGCATGTGAGCATGCAAAACGCCCTGAAAAACATGGGCGAGTTTTTTTCTGTTGTCATGCCTTTTGTAGCGCCTTTAAGGATTTTGAGCAATAAGGGTTATATTTATGCGTCTTTAAAAACCCACCCCTTAAAAGATTTGATCACACCAAAAATAGAAGCGCTAAAAAGCGTGAGGTATTATAATGAAGACATTCACAGGGCCGCATTCGCTCTCCCTAAAAATCTACAAGAAATCCTTAAAGACAATATCAAATCTTAA
- the guaB gene encoding IMP dehydrogenase has translation MRILQRALTFEDVLMVPRKSSVLPKDVSLKSRLTKNIRLNIPFISAAMDTVTEHKTAIAMARLGGIGIVHKNMDIETQVKEIAKVKKSESGVINDPIFIHAHKTLADAKAIADNYKISGVPVVDDRGLLIGILTNRDVRFETDLSKKVGDVMTKMPLVTAHVGISLDEASDLMHKHKIEKLPIVDKDNVLKGLITIKDIQKRIEYPEANKDDFGRLRVGAAIGVGQLDRAEMLVKAGVDALVLDSAHGHSANILHTLEEIKKSLVVDVIVGNVVTKEATSDLISAGADAVKVGIGPGSICTTRIVAGVGMPQVSAIDNCVEVASKFDVPVIADGGIRYSGDVAKALALGASSVMIGSLLAGTEESPGDFMIYQGRQYKSYRGMGSIGAMTKGSSDRYFQEGVASEKLVPEGIEGRVPYRGKVSDMIFQLVGGVRSSMGYQGAKNILELYQNAEFVEITSAGLKESHVHGVDITKEAPNYYG, from the coding sequence ATGAGAATTTTACAAAGGGCTTTGACTTTTGAAGACGTGTTGATGGTGCCTAGAAAATCTAGCGTTTTACCTAAAGATGTGAGCTTAAAATCTCGCTTGACTAAAAACATTCGTTTGAATATCCCTTTTATTAGCGCGGCTATGGATACGGTTACGGAGCATAAAACCGCTATCGCTATGGCGCGCCTTGGGGGGATTGGCATTGTGCATAAAAACATGGATATTGAGACGCAAGTCAAAGAAATCGCTAAGGTGAAAAAAAGTGAGAGCGGGGTGATCAATGATCCTATTTTTATCCATGCGCACAAAACGCTAGCGGACGCTAAGGCTATAGCGGATAATTACAAGATTTCAGGCGTGCCTGTGGTGGATGATAGGGGGTTGTTGATTGGGATTTTAACCAACAGAGATGTGCGTTTTGAAACGGATTTGAGTAAGAAAGTGGGCGATGTGATGACTAAGATGCCTTTAGTTACCGCTCATGTGGGCATTAGTTTGGATGAAGCGAGCGATTTGATGCACAAGCATAAGATTGAAAAATTGCCCATTGTGGATAAAGATAATGTTTTAAAAGGCTTGATTACGATTAAGGACATTCAAAAACGCATTGAATACCCTGAGGCCAATAAAGATGATTTTGGGAGGTTAAGAGTAGGGGCGGCTATTGGAGTGGGGCAATTAGATAGGGCTGAAATGTTAGTTAAGGCTGGGGTTGATGCGTTGGTGTTGGATAGCGCGCATGGGCATTCGGCGAATATTTTACACACTTTAGAAGAGATTAAAAAAAGCTTGGTGGTGGATGTGATTGTAGGGAATGTGGTAACTAAAGAGGCTACAAGCGATTTGATTAGCGCGGGAGCGGACGCTGTTAAAGTGGGTATTGGGCCAGGGAGCATTTGCACCACTAGGATTGTGGCTGGGGTGGGAATGCCCCAAGTGAGCGCGATTGATAATTGCGTGGAAGTGGCGTCTAAATTTGATGTTCCTGTGATTGCCGATGGAGGGATCCGCTATTCAGGCGATGTGGCTAAGGCTTTGGCTTTAGGGGCATCAAGCGTGATGATAGGCTCTTTACTCGCTGGCACAGAAGAATCTCCTGGGGATTTTATGATCTATCAAGGGAGGCAATATAAAAGCTATAGGGGCATGGGCAGTATTGGGGCTATGACTAAAGGGAGTTCTGATAGGTATTTTCAAGAGGGCGTAGCGAGTGAAAAATTAGTCCCTGAAGGCATTGAAGGGCGTGTGCCTTATCGTGGTAAGGTTTCGGATATGATTTTCCAATTAGTAGGGGGCGTGCGTTCTTCTATGGGGTATCAAGGGGCGAAAAATATTTTGGAATTGTATCAAAACGCTGAATTTGTAGAAATCACTAGCGCGGGGTTGAAAGAAAGCCATGTGCATGGCGTGGATATTACTAAAGAAGCCCCTAATTATTATGGGTGA